In Paenibacillus sonchi, a single genomic region encodes these proteins:
- a CDS encoding FadR/GntR family transcriptional regulator, with protein MLLLTQTQRLTLVEQVAYQIQGKIENGEWRVGMRIPPEPELMEQLQVSRNTLREAIRALTYAGLLKTRQGDGTYVCSSSVLGSVIEKVIKHTDMLESLEVRYALEREAAALAASRRSEEDLEAIRTCLDKCRQAAGRQDLKTYAYWDVEFHKMVIAASHNQLMGNLYNHITEALHNMVLETEDFKNAAFYHDSHDLLYQAIANRDCPQAEEAVRLYIEKARTKMC; from the coding sequence ATGCTGTTGTTAACTCAAACTCAACGTTTAACCTTGGTGGAACAGGTGGCCTACCAAATCCAGGGGAAGATCGAAAACGGCGAATGGCGGGTAGGGATGCGTATTCCTCCAGAGCCAGAGCTAATGGAACAGCTTCAAGTCAGCCGTAATACCTTGAGGGAAGCCATTCGGGCTTTAACGTATGCGGGGTTGCTGAAGACCAGACAAGGGGACGGAACCTATGTCTGCTCCTCAAGTGTCTTGGGGTCAGTGATCGAAAAAGTGATTAAGCATACCGATATGCTTGAGAGCCTGGAGGTCCGATATGCATTGGAAAGAGAGGCTGCTGCCCTGGCTGCGTCCAGGAGAAGCGAAGAAGATTTGGAGGCGATTCGGACATGCCTGGACAAGTGCAGACAAGCAGCCGGCCGGCAGGATCTCAAAACATATGCCTACTGGGATGTCGAGTTTCACAAAATGGTGATTGCTGCTTCACATAACCAATTGATGGGGAATTTGTACAACCATATTACGGAGGCTCTGCACAACATGGTTTTGGAAACTGAGGACTTCAAAAATGCAGCTTTTTATCACGACTCTCATGACCTGCTGTATCAAGCCATTGCCAATCGGGATTGCCCTCAAGCCGAGGAGGCAGTTCGTTTATACATTGAAAAGGCCCGTACTAAAATGTGCTAG
- the sufB gene encoding Fe-S cluster assembly protein SufB has product MAKNAPDMGDYKYGFRDGHQSVFQSGKGLTPEIVREISRIKEEPEWMLEFRLKALEQFYRMPMPRWGADLDGLNLEDIQYYVRPSEKQGKTWEEVPAEIKATFDKLGIPEAEQKFLAGVSAQYESEVVYHSMRQDLEEQGVVFLDTDTALKQYPELFKEYFGTIIPPADNKFAALNSAVWSGGSFVYVPKGVQCEVPIQGYFRINSENMGQFERTLIIADEGSFIHYVEGCTAPIYSTSSLHSGVIEIICRKDSRVRYTTIQNWAPNIYNLVTQRAVAEENATMEWVDGNIGSKVTMKYPAVLLKGRGAKGSILSIAVAGKEQHQDAGAKVIHLAPDTTSTIISKSISKQGGKVSYRGLSSFSRNSAGSKSNIKCDTLILDNLSTSDTVPYNEIKNDQITLEHEATVSKVSEEQLFYLMSRGLTEEESTHMIVMGFIEPFTKELPMEYAVEMNRLIQFEMEGSIG; this is encoded by the coding sequence ATGGCTAAAAATGCACCTGATATGGGCGACTATAAATATGGGTTTCGTGACGGGCATCAGTCTGTTTTCCAATCAGGAAAAGGATTGACCCCGGAGATTGTACGGGAGATTTCCCGAATCAAAGAAGAACCGGAGTGGATGCTTGAGTTTCGTCTGAAGGCGTTGGAGCAATTCTACAGAATGCCGATGCCCCGCTGGGGAGCAGATTTGGATGGGCTTAATCTGGAAGACATTCAATATTATGTGCGCCCTTCGGAAAAGCAGGGAAAGACCTGGGAGGAAGTACCGGCTGAAATCAAAGCAACCTTTGACAAGCTGGGCATTCCCGAAGCAGAGCAAAAGTTCCTGGCGGGTGTGTCCGCTCAATATGAGTCGGAAGTGGTATATCACAGCATGCGGCAGGATCTGGAGGAGCAAGGTGTTGTTTTTCTGGATACAGATACCGCGCTAAAGCAATATCCCGAATTGTTTAAGGAATACTTCGGTACAATTATTCCCCCGGCTGACAATAAATTTGCAGCACTTAATAGCGCGGTGTGGTCCGGCGGAAGCTTTGTATATGTTCCCAAAGGGGTACAATGCGAGGTGCCTATCCAGGGGTATTTCCGGATTAACTCTGAAAATATGGGGCAATTCGAGCGGACGCTGATTATTGCCGATGAGGGAAGCTTTATCCACTATGTTGAAGGCTGTACTGCACCCATTTACAGCACCAGTTCCCTGCACAGCGGGGTCATTGAGATCATCTGCCGGAAGGATTCCCGTGTGCGTTACACGACCATTCAGAACTGGGCGCCCAACATCTACAATTTGGTGACCCAGCGGGCTGTGGCAGAGGAAAATGCCACGATGGAATGGGTAGACGGTAATATCGGCTCCAAGGTTACGATGAAGTATCCGGCGGTGCTTTTGAAAGGGCGGGGGGCCAAGGGGTCAATATTGTCGATTGCCGTAGCCGGCAAGGAGCAGCATCAGGATGCCGGAGCGAAGGTCATTCACCTGGCTCCCGATACCACTTCCACGATTATATCCAAATCAATCAGCAAGCAGGGGGGCAAAGTCAGCTACCGGGGCTTGTCCAGCTTCAGCCGCAATTCCGCAGGTTCCAAGTCCAATATCAAATGCGATACGCTGATTCTGGATAACCTGTCGACATCGGATACGGTTCCTTATAATGAAATTAAAAATGACCAGATCACGCTGGAGCATGAAGCCACCGTATCTAAAGTATCCGAGGAACAATTATTTTACTTAATGAGCCGTGGCCTTACAGAGGAAGAATCCACGCATATGATTGTGATGGGCTTCATCGAGCCCTTCACAAAAGAGCTGCCGATGGAGTATGCGGTTGAGATGAACAGGCTGATTCAATTTGAGATGGAAGGAAGCATCGGTTGA
- a CDS encoding DUF6063 family protein has translation MNYSLEQLQQASRLFFDLLRRKVISLDDPAAAECLQDNGAYDALQYMAKEGGCRIMNSGHRLHLLVNPLGSGFASNFTQLRNKYSRIERKTHLHIINIIILVFLAEMDQDEHHFKPGQDSMSYIQISDQVSSLFQAWMEMDSEGGFSRQWRLDIQAMHKVWTSLYMQTKSQEEADSLSRGAGSRIGLIHEGMKLLEEEHLVFISENEKRIFPREELYERMRYLYHDVDRYKELKALIGRTLTEKEGEAHAAY, from the coding sequence ATGAACTATTCGTTAGAACAATTACAGCAGGCTTCGCGGCTGTTTTTTGACCTGCTGCGCCGGAAGGTGATTTCGCTGGATGATCCCGCAGCCGCTGAATGTCTTCAGGACAACGGGGCTTATGACGCCCTGCAGTACATGGCCAAAGAAGGAGGCTGCCGGATTATGAATTCCGGACACCGCCTGCACCTGCTGGTCAATCCGCTGGGCTCGGGTTTTGCCAGCAACTTCACCCAATTACGGAACAAATATTCACGGATTGAGCGTAAAACCCATTTACATATCATCAATATTATTATTCTGGTGTTCCTGGCGGAGATGGACCAGGATGAGCATCATTTCAAGCCGGGGCAGGACAGCATGTCCTATATTCAAATCTCAGATCAGGTATCCTCATTGTTTCAGGCATGGATGGAAATGGACAGCGAAGGCGGATTCAGCAGGCAGTGGCGCCTGGATATCCAGGCGATGCACAAGGTCTGGACAAGCCTCTACATGCAGACCAAAAGCCAGGAGGAAGCTGATTCTCTTAGCAGAGGAGCCGGTTCCCGGATCGGATTGATTCATGAGGGCATGAAGCTGCTGGAGGAGGAGCATCTGGTCTTCATCTCGGAGAACGAGAAGCGGATTTTCCCGCGTGAAGAATTATATGAAAGAATGCGTTATCTGTACCATGATGTTGACCGTTATAAGGAACTGAAGGCACTGATCGGGCGCACCTTGACGGAGAAGGAGGGGGAAGCCCATGCCGCGTATTGA
- a CDS encoding TPM domain-containing protein: MKKTFKLALIAMLLSVLLLPSLSLAKPAVPKHTASFYVNDFANVIDTKTENYMVNYGVRLHQKDGAQVVLVTVDSTNGVSMEEYATALFNSWGVGSADKNNGVLLLMSIKDDDYWAVPGKGLESTLTGSKISKILSASLEPDFAKKDYSAGARKTYGALVQSLGGTYTETAGSKNYVADNAGVLPKVSKDYLNQSGNRYQPTTRSGVYIVTVKNSGNQNLEEYTYAKFASAGAGPNDVMLVLDIGGDNYHALQGKSIDGILTNDVVSRILTTELEPQFAKKNYAAGATAAANAFYSFFLARADHVQETAAAAAKPGSPAATAGQAVKTASSPVKVEELKPMSVSKAFTIMGIFLIIILLISVAASLRNRHIALFGIPVNPRSPRNVRRYGTWYGQPGYGAGSRWYNRQHRRRRRPVPHHSGSSFWGSSPEDSSYTNHGGGGFSSGGGAGRYSSSTDDEDDNHGGGGSSYGGGAGRYSSDDDDNDSGSSGGGGSASSGGGVGRQH; this comes from the coding sequence ATGAAAAAAACTTTTAAATTGGCACTTATCGCCATGCTGCTCAGTGTACTGCTGCTGCCGTCGCTCAGCTTGGCCAAACCCGCCGTTCCCAAACATACCGCTTCGTTTTATGTGAATGATTTTGCCAATGTGATTGACACGAAAACCGAGAATTATATGGTCAACTATGGTGTGCGTCTGCATCAGAAGGATGGCGCGCAGGTCGTGCTGGTCACTGTGGATTCCACGAATGGCGTTTCGATGGAGGAGTACGCAACTGCGCTTTTCAATTCCTGGGGTGTAGGATCGGCGGACAAAAATAATGGTGTACTGCTGCTGATGTCCATCAAAGATGATGACTATTGGGCAGTTCCCGGCAAGGGCCTGGAGTCTACTCTGACCGGCAGCAAGATCTCGAAGATTCTCTCTGCGTCGCTGGAGCCGGATTTCGCCAAAAAGGATTACAGCGCCGGGGCCCGCAAAACTTATGGCGCATTGGTTCAAAGCCTGGGCGGGACCTACACTGAGACTGCAGGCTCCAAAAATTATGTCGCCGATAATGCCGGGGTCCTTCCAAAGGTTTCAAAAGATTATTTGAATCAATCCGGCAACCGGTATCAGCCTACGACCCGAAGCGGGGTGTACATTGTAACGGTGAAAAATTCCGGCAATCAAAACCTGGAGGAATACACGTATGCCAAATTCGCTTCAGCGGGAGCAGGTCCAAATGATGTGATGCTGGTGCTGGATATCGGCGGTGACAACTATCATGCGCTGCAGGGAAAAAGTATCGACGGCATACTCACTAATGACGTGGTCAGCAGGATTCTGACTACCGAACTCGAACCGCAATTTGCCAAAAAGAACTATGCAGCCGGTGCAACAGCCGCGGCTAATGCATTTTACAGCTTTTTTCTGGCCCGGGCAGATCATGTGCAGGAGACTGCGGCCGCAGCGGCCAAGCCCGGCAGTCCCGCAGCTACAGCCGGACAAGCGGTGAAGACTGCTTCAAGTCCGGTTAAGGTTGAAGAATTAAAACCGATGTCCGTATCCAAAGCATTTACGATCATGGGTATATTTTTGATCATCATTCTTCTGATCAGTGTTGCTGCCTCACTGCGCAACCGGCATATTGCCCTTTTTGGCATTCCGGTGAACCCGCGCAGCCCGCGGAACGTCCGGCGTTACGGCACCTGGTACGGCCAGCCGGGCTACGGAGCGGGGAGCCGGTGGTACAACCGCCAGCACCGCCGCCGCAGACGGCCGGTGCCTCATCACTCCGGGAGCAGCTTCTGGGGAAGCAGCCCGGAGGACAGCAGCTACACCAACCATGGAGGTGGAGGCTTTTCCAGTGGCGGTGGAGCCGGGCGTTATTCATCCAGTACGGATGACGAGGATGACAATCACGGTGGCGGTGGTTCCAGCTACGGTGGCGGAGCGGGCCGCTATTCGTCGGACGACGACGATAACGACAGCGGCTCCTCCGGTGGAGGCGGCAGCGCAAGCAGCGGCGGCGGTGTGGGACGGCAGCATTAG
- a CDS encoding NifU family protein — MEENGVLFDEVSEVLLKLRPFLLRDGGDAELVEVENGVAKLRFLGACNGCPSATITLKAAIERAILEEIEDIKEVVQVF; from the coding sequence ATGGAGGAAAATGGAGTTTTATTCGATGAAGTATCGGAAGTGCTTCTCAAACTGCGTCCTTTCTTACTGCGTGATGGCGGGGATGCAGAATTGGTTGAGGTTGAGAACGGCGTCGCTAAATTAAGATTTTTGGGAGCCTGCAACGGTTGCCCGAGTGCAACGATTACGTTAAAAGCCGCTATCGAGCGCGCAATTCTTGAGGAAATCGAAGATATTAAAGAAGTTGTACAAGTATTTTAA
- the sufD gene encoding Fe-S cluster assembly protein SufD has protein sequence MRVQNRVSVNADDLCAWSRAKAEPQWLLEQRLQALKQAENLELPEVEKMKLERWDIYEHGDYKAENMWPGLQGAHEAVHSLVNFPVEGGLIVQHNSDVVYTELSADLAAQGVILTDLHTAAREHGELVQRYLGQVVKPEEHWLSAVHSAVWSGGVFLYIPDGVEVEVPLQAIFYSSMSGACFAPHILIVAGNNSKISYVDNCISGREDIKVLHNGVLEVFAGAGSKVQVASVHQLAAPTTDFTQRRAVVLADGAVEWIIGEMNNGYTAADTKTLLQGNGSTSDAKVIAVGSGSQKLSYTTQAQHFGRSSVSQMITRAVMREEATAIINGITKIEKGATNCDGQQTERILMLSPKARGDANPILLIDEDDVTAGHAASVGQVNAEQIYYLMSRGISRNEAEYLVIFGFLAPVISEIPLEGVRSRLQDLVERKLGRSHEFKS, from the coding sequence GTGCGTGTACAAAATAGAGTTTCTGTGAATGCGGATGACTTGTGTGCCTGGTCAAGAGCCAAGGCCGAACCGCAATGGCTGCTTGAGCAACGTTTACAGGCACTTAAGCAGGCGGAAAATCTGGAGTTGCCAGAAGTGGAAAAAATGAAGCTTGAGCGTTGGGATATTTATGAGCATGGAGACTATAAAGCTGAGAACATGTGGCCGGGCCTGCAGGGGGCGCACGAGGCAGTCCACAGTCTGGTCAACTTCCCGGTGGAAGGCGGGCTGATCGTTCAGCATAACTCAGATGTAGTATATACCGAATTGTCAGCTGATTTGGCTGCACAAGGAGTGATTCTGACAGATCTGCATACGGCGGCGAGAGAGCATGGAGAACTGGTGCAACGGTATCTCGGTCAGGTTGTGAAACCGGAAGAGCATTGGCTATCTGCTGTGCACAGTGCCGTATGGAGCGGCGGTGTATTTCTATATATTCCGGACGGAGTAGAGGTTGAGGTGCCACTTCAGGCGATCTTTTATAGCAGCATGAGCGGGGCGTGTTTTGCACCGCATATCCTGATTGTGGCCGGAAATAACAGCAAAATCAGTTATGTAGACAATTGTATATCGGGCAGAGAGGATATCAAGGTTCTACATAATGGGGTGCTGGAAGTATTTGCAGGAGCAGGCTCCAAGGTGCAGGTTGCTTCGGTTCATCAGCTTGCTGCTCCTACAACGGACTTTACCCAGCGGCGTGCGGTTGTACTTGCAGATGGAGCGGTAGAATGGATTATCGGGGAGATGAACAATGGTTATACTGCCGCTGATACCAAGACATTGCTCCAAGGCAATGGCTCTACCTCTGATGCCAAGGTGATAGCTGTAGGCTCGGGCTCCCAAAAGTTAAGCTATACAACTCAAGCCCAACATTTTGGCAGAAGCTCGGTGAGCCAGATGATTACACGTGCTGTAATGCGCGAAGAGGCAACGGCCATTATTAATGGGATTACCAAGATTGAAAAAGGCGCAACTAATTGTGATGGCCAGCAGACAGAACGTATTCTGATGTTGAGTCCAAAAGCACGCGGTGATGCCAATCCCATCCTGCTGATTGATGAAGATGATGTCACAGCCGGCCATGCTGCATCCGTGGGGCAAGTGAATGCGGAGCAGATCTATTACTTGATGTCACGGGGGATCTCCCGGAATGAAGCGGAATATCTAGTTATTTTCGGCTTCCTGGCTCCTGTCATTTCGGAGATTCCGCTGGAGGGAGTTCGCAGCCGCCTGCAGGATTTAGTGGAGAGAAAGCTGGGCAGATCTCATGAATTCAAATCGTAG